In one Zobellia galactanivorans genomic region, the following are encoded:
- a CDS encoding TIGR04283 family arsenosugar biosynthesis glycosyltransferase codes for MKKNKLRISIVIPVLNEAECIAKVLQYLTANSSPENIEEILVIDGGSSDNTPSIAEKNGAKTVLSPKGRARQMNLGAKHAKGDILYFLHADTLPPKHFDLSIIKAVEEGFKTGCFQMKFDSNSAFLRFFAWFTRLNHQLCRGGDQSLFITKELFEDTGGFNEAYVVYEDNEFIGRLYKSTFFKVLPRHVKTSARRYEEQGMIKLQYHFGIMHLKNYLGAGPEQLYDYYKRKISV; via the coding sequence ATGAAAAAAAATAAACTTCGCATCAGTATCGTAATTCCGGTCTTGAACGAGGCCGAGTGCATTGCCAAGGTACTTCAGTACCTGACCGCTAACAGCTCACCCGAAAACATCGAGGAGATCTTGGTCATAGACGGTGGAAGCTCAGACAACACCCCCTCTATTGCCGAAAAGAACGGCGCCAAGACCGTGCTTTCCCCCAAAGGCCGCGCAAGACAGATGAACCTTGGGGCAAAACACGCAAAAGGTGATATTCTCTATTTTCTACATGCAGACACCCTTCCTCCCAAACATTTTGATCTATCGATCATCAAGGCCGTTGAAGAGGGGTTTAAGACAGGATGCTTTCAAATGAAATTCGACAGTAACAGCGCCTTTTTACGATTTTTCGCTTGGTTTACACGCTTGAACCATCAATTGTGCCGTGGTGGTGACCAATCCTTATTCATCACAAAAGAGCTGTTTGAAGACACCGGAGGCTTTAACGAGGCCTACGTAGTTTACGAAGACAATGAGTTTATCGGCCGACTTTACAAAAGCACGTTTTTTAAGGTCTTACCTCGACATGTAAAGACCTCGGCTAGGAGGTATGAAGAACAGGGCATGATAAAACTACAGTACCACTTCGGCATCATGCACCTAAAAAACTATTTGGGCGCCGGGCCCGAGCAGTTGTACGATTATTACAAACGCAAAATCTCCGTTTAG